Proteins encoded together in one Candidatus Omnitrophota bacterium window:
- the prfA gene encoding peptide chain release factor 1 → MMNKISDIAEKKKQIYLSLEKELASPELLANREQYKTKAREYAELKDVMEVYDRYRSLQEERDGLERMIEEEGQDSEYSAMARNELEGISEAVEKTGAELEDLLISEDESEYKKNVIMEIRAGTGGVEAGLFAADLYKMYTKLADKMGWRISVISMSQTEKGGIKEIIFSVEGSHVFKNLRFEMGTHRVQRVPETEASGRIHTSAATVAVLPEADDVEVDIKPQDLKIDVYRASGAGGQHVNVTDSAVRITHMPTGVVVSCQDERSQHKNKAKAMRVLKARIFEQMQLEQRNTRSAQRKKQVGSGDRSEKIRTYNFPENRVTDHRINLTIHNLSNILEGDMEALIKGLQDEDRKLKLETM, encoded by the coding sequence ATGATGAATAAAATATCAGATATAGCGGAAAAGAAGAAACAGATATATCTATCACTTGAAAAAGAACTGGCGTCGCCGGAGCTTTTGGCGAACCGTGAGCAATATAAGACCAAGGCCAGGGAGTACGCGGAGCTCAAGGATGTAATGGAGGTATACGATAGATACCGTTCTCTTCAGGAAGAGCGCGATGGGCTTGAGCGGATGATAGAAGAAGAGGGCCAGGACAGCGAATATTCCGCAATGGCCAGGAACGAACTGGAAGGCATATCCGAAGCCGTGGAAAAGACGGGAGCGGAGCTGGAAGACCTTTTGATCTCCGAGGACGAAAGCGAATACAAAAAGAACGTTATTATGGAGATACGCGCCGGGACGGGAGGCGTGGAGGCCGGTCTTTTTGCCGCCGACCTGTACAAAATGTACACGAAGCTGGCGGATAAGATGGGCTGGCGGATATCCGTTATCAGTATGAGCCAGACGGAAAAAGGTGGGATAAAGGAGATCATATTCTCGGTAGAAGGTTCCCATGTGTTCAAGAACTTGAGGTTCGAGATGGGCACGCACCGTGTGCAGCGGGTTCCCGAGACCGAAGCCAGCGGGAGGATACATACGTCGGCAGCGACGGTGGCGGTGCTGCCGGAGGCAGATGATGTCGAGGTGGATATAAAACCGCAGGACTTGAAAATAGATGTGTACAGGGCCTCGGGCGCAGGCGGGCAACATGTGAATGTCACGGATTCAGCGGTGAGAATAACACATATGCCAACGGGGGTGGTGGTGAGCTGCCAGGATGAACGCAGTCAGCACAAGAACAAGGCTAAGGCGATGAGAGTGCTCAAGGCGCGTATATTCGAGCAAATGCAGCTGGAACAGCGGAACACGAGATCGGCCCAGAGAAAGAAACAGGTCGGAAGCGGGGACAGGTCGGAGAAGATCAGGACGTATAATTTTCCCGAGAACAGGGTCACCGACCACAGGATAAACCTTACTATCCATAACCTTTCAAATATATTGGAGGGAGATATGGAGGCCCTGATAAAGGGGCTGCAGGATGAGGACCGGAAACTGAAACTGGAGACGATGTGA
- the trmD gene encoding tRNA (guanosine(37)-N1)-methyltransferase TrmD: MSICSVIDISDIKKMKIEIVTLFPGMFSGVFEESMVRIAQKKGMVSIVTHDLRKWTHDKHRTVDDKPYGGGPGMVMKVEPVDRCIEDLRNEAGDSSPVFVLLTPQGEKFTQKCARKLSGYGHMVLICGHYEGYDERIRSLVDMELSVGDFILTCGEIPAMAVCDAVTRLLPGVLGDEACLEDESFEHGMLEYPQYTRPAEYKGMSVPDVLMNGDPKKIKEWQAERARERTLSRRPDLLVK; the protein is encoded by the coding sequence ATGTCGATATGTTCAGTGATCGATATTTCGGATATTAAAAAAATGAAGATCGAAATAGTGACATTATTCCCGGGTATGTTCAGCGGCGTTTTTGAAGAGTCCATGGTGCGTATAGCTCAGAAAAAAGGCATGGTCAGCATCGTAACGCATGATCTGAGGAAATGGACCCACGATAAACACCGTACGGTCGACGACAAGCCTTATGGCGGAGGGCCGGGGATGGTGATGAAAGTGGAGCCGGTCGACAGGTGTATCGAAGACCTGAGGAATGAGGCGGGAGATAGCTCGCCTGTCTTTGTGCTCCTGACGCCCCAGGGGGAAAAATTCACGCAGAAGTGCGCCAGGAAACTGTCGGGATACGGGCATATGGTCCTCATATGCGGGCATTATGAGGGGTATGATGAACGGATACGCAGTCTGGTGGACATGGAGCTGTCGGTAGGGGATTTCATTCTGACATGTGGAGAAATACCCGCCATGGCGGTATGTGACGCCGTGACGAGGCTTTTGCCCGGGGTTCTCGGGGACGAGGCCTGTCTTGAGGATGAATCTTTCGAACATGGGATGCTTGAATATCCGCAGTACACAAGGCCGGCGGAGTATAAGGGGATGTCAGTACCGGATGTGCTTATGAACGGTGACCCTAAAAAGATAAAGGAGTGGCAGGCCGAACGTGCCAGGGAAAGGACACTGAGTCGCAGGCCTGATCTACTGGTAAAATAG
- a CDS encoding ribonuclease HII, which yields MSKRTADIGTLDRFCHEDRAMADGYLNVAGIDEAGRGPLAGPVSASAVIIKDRVFTARIDDSKRLTAKNRERAFVEIIEKCDVGIGTASVEEIDKLNIYNATLLAMKRAIGDLNTRPDFLLIDGNMKMPGGFPQLALVSGETYSFSIACASIIAKVYRDRIMMDEDGKYPEYGFKNHKGYGTKEHLENIRKHGLSHIHRKTFGPFGSHRT from the coding sequence TTGAGCAAAAGAACGGCTGATATCGGTACGCTTGACCGGTTCTGCCATGAGGACAGGGCCATGGCGGACGGGTATCTTAACGTGGCCGGGATAGACGAGGCAGGAAGAGGGCCCCTGGCGGGTCCGGTGTCCGCCTCAGCCGTGATCATCAAGGATCGCGTTTTCACGGCGCGTATAGACGACTCTAAAAGATTGACCGCCAAGAATCGTGAGCGGGCTTTTGTTGAAATAATCGAGAAATGTGATGTCGGTATAGGCACGGCGAGCGTTGAGGAAATAGATAAGTTGAACATATATAACGCTACCCTGCTGGCGATGAAACGGGCCATTGGGGACCTTAACACGCGACCGGATTTCCTTCTGATAGACGGTAACATGAAGATGCCGGGAGGGTTTCCGCAGTTGGCCCTTGTTTCCGGTGAAACTTATAGTTTTTCCATCGCGTGCGCGTCGATAATAGCTAAAGTGTACCGTGACCGCATAATGATGGACGAGGATGGAAAGTATCCCGAATACGGTTTCAAGAACCACAAGGGATATGGGACAAAGGAGCATCTGGAGAACATAAGAAAGCATGGGCTGTCACATATACATCGGAAGACCTTTGGACCTTTTGGGTCCCACAGAACGTAA
- the murA gene encoding UDP-N-acetylglucosamine 1-carboxyvinyltransferase — protein MDKLMVEGGRRLAGEIRVSGAKNACLPVLAATLLTEEGCLIRNVPDLKDISTMVKLLTCFGREVKLGKNSVEVLPGKITGVTAPYELVSTMRASIAFLGPLIAKCGEARVSFPGGCVIGPRPVDLHLKGLRRLGADIRTEEGFIVAKARKLKGDRIYLGGHFGSSVLATANTLMGAVLAEGESTIEDAACEPEVSDLANCLVAMGAEIKGIGTPTLKIKGVKALRGVEYDIIPDRIEAGTYMIAAVATNGHLFLKDAKMDHNLALIDKLEECGGVVEASEDGIDVKRDARTIRSTHITTLSYPGFPTDLQAQMMSLMTVCDGISVITEKIYPERFIHISELNRMGAEIILEGSSAIIRGVKELSGAPVMASDLRASAALVLAGLIAKGQTEISRIYHLDRGYEHIEEKLSAVGAKIWRVKE, from the coding sequence ATGGATAAACTCATGGTCGAAGGCGGCCGGAGGTTAGCGGGCGAGATAAGGGTAAGCGGGGCGAAGAACGCGTGCCTTCCGGTCCTTGCGGCGACATTGCTTACAGAGGAAGGCTGTCTTATACGGAACGTGCCGGACCTTAAGGATATATCGACCATGGTTAAGCTTCTTACCTGTTTCGGCAGGGAAGTAAAGCTTGGCAAGAATAGTGTCGAGGTATTACCCGGTAAGATAACCGGAGTTACGGCACCGTACGAACTTGTTAGCACTATGAGAGCGTCAATAGCGTTCCTTGGTCCACTTATCGCGAAATGCGGCGAGGCGCGAGTATCTTTTCCCGGCGGTTGTGTTATCGGTCCCAGGCCGGTAGACCTGCATCTTAAGGGGTTAAGACGTTTAGGCGCGGATATCCGCACGGAAGAAGGGTTCATAGTCGCCAAGGCGCGTAAGCTGAAAGGCGACAGGATATATCTGGGGGGACATTTCGGTTCCAGTGTGCTGGCTACGGCAAATACCCTCATGGGTGCCGTACTGGCTGAAGGAGAGTCGACGATAGAGGACGCGGCATGTGAGCCTGAGGTATCGGACCTGGCGAACTGTCTTGTCGCTATGGGTGCCGAGATAAAAGGGATAGGGACACCTACCTTGAAGATAAAAGGCGTTAAGGCCTTAAGGGGGGTTGAATACGACATAATCCCCGACAGGATCGAGGCGGGGACATATATGATCGCCGCGGTAGCAACTAACGGCCATCTTTTCCTCAAAGACGCTAAGATGGACCACAATCTCGCGCTGATCGACAAGTTGGAAGAATGCGGCGGAGTGGTCGAAGCTTCGGAGGACGGCATTGACGTGAAGCGTGACGCGAGGACCATACGTTCCACGCATATAACCACACTTTCGTATCCGGGGTTCCCTACGGACCTACAGGCCCAGATGATGAGTCTTATGACCGTTTGCGACGGGATAAGCGTGATAACGGAAAAGATATACCCCGAACGTTTTATCCATATAAGTGAACTGAACAGGATGGGGGCGGAGATAATCCTGGAAGGTTCTTCGGCGATAATACGCGGGGTCAAAGAGCTCAGTGGCGCTCCGGTAATGGCTTCGGACCTCAGGGCGTCCGCGGCGCTTGTCCTGGCTGGCCTTATCGCGAAAGGGCAGACTGAGATATCAAGGATATACCATCTCGACAGAGGATACGAACATATCGAGGAAAAATTATCCGCTGTAGGTGCGAAAATATGGAGAGTGAAAGAATAG
- the prmC gene encoding peptide chain release factor N(5)-glutamine methyltransferase has protein sequence MTTGLVDDKRALEDTPTQYLRGWEDFMGIRLNVDPRVLIPRPETELLVAVAAETLRKSGVLEPAVLDIGTGSGAIALGLLKLLGNCRLIACDISKDALNVAESNIMKLGCASSVELMFSDVFSAFGPEHEDMFDAILSNPPYVSDKDYEGLDEWVKAEPRVALCSGPEGMDHITRILSRAMRYLKPGGFAAIEIGYDQAAKVRGCFRDNGFVDVRSYADPAGYERVVAGRKNG, from the coding sequence GTGACCACGGGTCTGGTGGACGATAAAAGAGCTCTTGAGGACACGCCAACGCAATATCTGCGTGGTTGGGAAGATTTTATGGGGATCAGGTTGAATGTCGATCCTCGCGTTCTTATCCCCAGGCCGGAGACCGAGCTTCTGGTCGCGGTCGCGGCGGAAACTCTCAGAAAGTCGGGCGTTCTGGAACCTGCCGTGCTTGATATCGGTACGGGAAGCGGGGCTATAGCCCTGGGACTTTTGAAGTTACTTGGTAACTGTCGCTTGATCGCCTGTGATATCTCGAAAGACGCTCTCAACGTGGCCGAGAGCAACATCATGAAGTTAGGATGCGCATCCAGTGTGGAACTCATGTTCTCAGATGTTTTTTCGGCGTTCGGACCGGAGCATGAGGACATGTTCGACGCGATATTGTCCAACCCGCCGTATGTTTCCGACAAGGATTACGAAGGGCTGGATGAATGGGTCAAGGCCGAACCGAGAGTGGCGCTTTGTTCAGGGCCCGAGGGTATGGACCATATAACACGTATCTTGTCGCGTGCGATGAGATACCTGAAGCCCGGAGGTTTCGCGGCGATAGAGATAGGCTATGACCAGGCGGCAAAGGTCAGGGGATGTTTCCGGGACAACGGGTTCGTAGATGTGCGTTCTTACGCTGACCCGGCCGGATACGAACGTGTGGTCGCGGGGAGGAAAAATGGATAA
- the rplS gene encoding 50S ribosomal protein L19, producing MRQQVASLEKKYIKAGKPEFRIGDTVDVHFSIQEGDKRRIQVFGGIVISIKGVGINKNFTVRRISYGEGVERIFPMNSPLLEKVAIKKKGKIRRAKLYYLRGKKGKKATKVREKVEQKNG from the coding sequence ATGAGACAACAGGTAGCTAGTCTTGAGAAAAAATACATCAAAGCAGGGAAACCCGAGTTCAGGATCGGGGATACTGTAGATGTGCATTTCAGCATCCAGGAAGGCGATAAGAGAAGGATACAGGTGTTCGGCGGGATAGTGATATCCATAAAGGGTGTCGGCATTAACAAGAACTTTACCGTTCGCAGGATATCCTACGGTGAAGGTGTGGAGAGGATATTCCCGATGAACTCGCCGCTACTGGAGAAGGTAGCCATCAAGAAAAAGGGAAAGATCAGGCGGGCAAAGCTTTACTATTTACGTGGCAAAAAGGGTAAAAAAGCCACTAAAGTAAGGGAAAAAGTTGAGCAAAAGAACGGCTGA
- the rpmE gene encoding 50S ribosomal protein L31: MKKGIHPKYKEATFVCACGNTVHTRSTKENIHVEICSSCHPFYTGKQKLVDSAGRVERFHKRYEGKKKGN; this comes from the coding sequence GTGAAGAAAGGTATACATCCTAAGTACAAGGAGGCGACGTTCGTATGCGCGTGCGGGAATACGGTCCACACCCGTTCTACGAAAGAGAACATACATGTCGAAATATGCTCAAGTTGTCATCCTTTCTATACCGGCAAACAGAAATTGGTGGACTCCGCCGGTCGGGTAGAGCGCTTTCACAAACGGTATGAAGGGAAAAAGAAGGGAAATTAA
- the rho gene encoding transcription termination factor Rho, which translates to MAKNMKDPKELDIVHLKNMKIGELTDLAKDLNINGISGMKKHDLIFKILQTKIEKDGMAYGEGVLEVLEDGFGFLRSPDYNYLPCPDDIYVSPSQIRRFNLRTGDTVSGQVRPPKEGERYFALLKVEAVNFENPEVAKGRILFENLTPLYPDERFKLETDPHEISMRIMDLLTPVGKGQRGMIVAPPYSGKTVFLQKLANTITKNNPEVKLIILLIDERPEEVTDMQRSVKAEVVASTFDEQPQRHTQVAEMVLNKAKRLVEHKFDVVILLDSITRLARAYNATVPHSGKILSGGVDAHALHKPKRFFGAARNVEEGGSLTIIATALVDTGSRMDEVIFEEFKGTGNMEIQLDRNLFQRRIYPAIDIKRSNTRKEDLLVPEDELKRAWLMRKALSDLDSVEAMELLIDRLKKTKTNEEFLQNMGKA; encoded by the coding sequence ATGGCAAAGAATATGAAAGACCCGAAAGAACTGGATATAGTGCATCTAAAGAACATGAAAATAGGTGAGCTTACCGATCTGGCCAAGGATTTGAATATCAACGGTATAAGCGGTATGAAAAAGCACGACCTGATATTCAAGATACTGCAGACCAAGATAGAAAAGGACGGTATGGCTTATGGGGAAGGAGTGCTGGAGGTGTTGGAGGACGGGTTCGGGTTCCTGAGGAGCCCCGACTATAACTATCTTCCGTGTCCGGACGACATATACGTGTCCCCGTCACAGATACGCAGGTTCAACCTCCGTACCGGTGATACCGTGAGTGGCCAGGTAAGACCGCCAAAGGAAGGGGAAAGGTATTTCGCGCTTCTTAAGGTCGAAGCGGTGAATTTCGAGAATCCTGAAGTAGCCAAAGGCAGGATATTGTTCGAGAACCTTACGCCTCTGTATCCGGATGAAAGGTTCAAGCTGGAAACAGATCCGCATGAGATATCAATGCGTATAATGGACCTCTTGACCCCGGTGGGAAAAGGGCAGAGGGGCATGATAGTCGCGCCGCCGTACAGCGGAAAAACGGTATTCCTGCAGAAATTGGCGAATACCATAACAAAGAACAATCCCGAAGTGAAATTGATAATACTTCTGATAGATGAAAGACCCGAGGAAGTTACCGATATGCAGAGGTCCGTAAAGGCCGAGGTGGTGGCTTCCACGTTCGACGAACAGCCGCAGAGGCATACTCAAGTGGCGGAGATGGTGCTCAATAAGGCAAAGCGGCTAGTTGAACATAAGTTCGATGTCGTTATACTTCTGGACTCGATCACCAGGCTTGCCAGGGCGTATAACGCTACCGTACCGCATTCAGGGAAGATCCTTTCGGGTGGTGTGGATGCCCACGCGTTACATAAACCTAAAAGGTTCTTCGGAGCGGCCAGGAACGTGGAGGAAGGCGGAAGCCTCACCATAATCGCTACCGCTCTTGTGGATACCGGCAGCCGGATGGATGAGGTCATTTTCGAGGAGTTCAAGGGTACTGGTAACATGGAGATCCAGTTGGACCGTAACCTCTTCCAGAGGAGGATATATCCGGCCATCGATATCAAGCGGTCTAATACCAGGAAAGAGGACCTTCTTGTTCCTGAGGACGAACTTAAGAGGGCATGGCTTATGAGGAAAGCCCTGAGTGACCTTGATTCCGTAGAGGCGATGGAGCTATTGATCGACCGGTTGAAAAAGACCAAAACCAACGAGGAATTCCTCCAGAATATGGGTAAGGCATGA
- the coaE gene encoding dephospho-CoA kinase (Dephospho-CoA kinase (CoaE) performs the final step in coenzyme A biosynthesis.): MAKRLVLGITGGLGSGKTTVAMILAEKGAVHIDADKIGHELLEKDMEVVREIKEQFGEEVLIAGKIDRGKLAGKVFSDGGNMERLCEITHPRIARAIKEKVNAIDEGVIVVDAPLLIEAGLGAIVDRVILVKASDEIKIARAVGRGMSKEEALRRLALQMPDEEKERSADIIIENSKDMVELRKGVDEIWQRI, from the coding sequence ATGGCGAAAAGACTGGTATTGGGGATAACCGGAGGCTTGGGGTCGGGGAAGACGACGGTCGCGATGATCCTGGCCGAAAAAGGCGCTGTCCATATAGACGCCGACAAGATAGGGCATGAACTCCTGGAAAAAGACATGGAGGTCGTGCGCGAGATCAAAGAGCAGTTCGGGGAAGAGGTCCTCATCGCGGGAAAGATTGATCGCGGGAAACTGGCCGGTAAAGTTTTTTCCGACGGCGGGAACATGGAGCGGTTATGCGAAATAACGCATCCGAGGATAGCACGGGCGATAAAGGAAAAAGTGAACGCGATAGATGAAGGTGTCATAGTGGTCGACGCGCCGCTTCTTATCGAAGCGGGACTTGGGGCTATCGTCGACAGGGTCATCCTGGTAAAGGCCTCGGATGAGATAAAGATAGCAAGGGCCGTAGGGCGTGGCATGAGCAAAGAAGAGGCGCTTCGCAGGCTTGCTCTTCAGATGCCTGACGAGGAAAAAGAGCGGAGCGCTGATATTATCATAGAGAACAGTAAAGACATGGTTGAGTTAAGAAAAGGAGTAGACGAGATATGGCAAAGAATATGA
- the polA gene encoding DNA polymerase I, translating to AFSVEKGKGYHLSFSGEFMAIIREVLSDPLIRKVGYNVKSDLILLKGLEVEFRGQTEDIMIADYLLNPGRGNYALDTIAMNRLGYNLAGSTVDDDSGIKACEEADVALRVHLGMSGEISKAGLKELYYDVEMPLVYVLASMEIEGVGIDKEYLARTSQELGARIEKMSSKIYDIAGGEFNINSPKQLQTVLFDKLDLPVIKKTKTGASTDESVLVRLAEMHELPREILKYREISKLKATYYDSMHSLIDERTGRLHTSFNQTGTVTGRLSSSGPNLQNIPIRTDLGRGIRKAFIPAEKGDVVFSADYSQVELRILAHLSKDKKLLEAFSEGEDVHSFTASEIFNVPRDKVTGKMRSTAKTVNFGIVYGISAYGLSKDLGIGIQEAQSFIDAYFKRYEGVRTFIEDTITSARDKGYVATILNRRRPIPDINSGNEKLRGFAERTAVNTPVQGSAADVIKIAMIGCWKEFRDTDIKMILQVHDELVFEMPADKVDKAAIRIREIMEGALPLSVPLKVDMEYGSNWLDMEEVKA from the coding sequence CGGCTTTTTCCGTGGAGAAAGGCAAAGGTTATCATCTTTCTTTCAGCGGGGAGTTCATGGCTATAATTAGAGAGGTCCTGTCAGATCCCCTGATCCGCAAGGTGGGATATAACGTGAAGTCGGACCTCATCCTGCTAAAGGGGCTTGAAGTGGAGTTCCGGGGACAGACCGAGGACATCATGATAGCGGATTACCTACTAAACCCGGGTAGAGGTAATTATGCTCTTGATACGATAGCCATGAACCGGTTGGGCTATAATCTTGCCGGATCGACGGTGGATGACGATAGCGGCATAAAGGCCTGTGAAGAGGCGGATGTTGCCCTCAGGGTGCATCTCGGTATGTCCGGGGAGATCTCCAAGGCGGGGCTCAAAGAGCTTTATTATGACGTGGAGATGCCACTTGTATACGTCCTGGCGTCCATGGAAATTGAAGGTGTCGGGATAGACAAGGAGTATCTCGCGCGGACATCACAGGAACTCGGCGCCAGAATAGAGAAGATGTCCTCCAAAATATATGATATCGCGGGAGGCGAGTTCAATATAAACTCGCCGAAACAACTCCAGACAGTGCTTTTCGATAAGCTTGACCTACCGGTCATAAAGAAGACAAAGACCGGAGCGTCGACCGATGAGTCCGTGCTTGTGAGACTGGCGGAAATGCATGAACTTCCCCGGGAGATATTGAAATACAGGGAAATAAGTAAACTGAAGGCGACTTATTATGACTCCATGCATTCACTTATCGATGAAAGAACGGGGAGGCTTCATACCAGTTTTAACCAGACAGGTACGGTAACCGGAAGGTTGTCGTCCAGCGGGCCAAACCTCCAGAATATACCGATAAGGACGGACCTGGGAAGGGGTATCAGGAAAGCTTTCATTCCGGCCGAAAAGGGAGACGTGGTCTTCAGCGCGGATTACTCGCAGGTTGAGCTCAGGATATTGGCACATCTGTCGAAAGATAAAAAGCTCCTGGAGGCTTTTAGCGAGGGTGAGGACGTGCATAGTTTTACGGCTTCCGAGATATTCAATGTTCCCAGGGATAAGGTCACGGGTAAGATGCGGAGTACGGCAAAGACCGTTAATTTCGGCATAGTATACGGTATAAGCGCGTACGGTCTGTCCAAGGACCTGGGTATCGGGATACAGGAAGCACAGAGTTTCATTGACGCTTATTTCAAGAGGTATGAAGGTGTGAGGACCTTTATCGAGGATACGATCACGTCAGCGCGGGATAAAGGCTATGTGGCTACTATCCTCAACAGGAGGCGTCCCATCCCGGATATAAACAGCGGCAACGAGAAACTCCGCGGGTTCGCCGAACGTACGGCGGTCAATACGCCCGTACAGGGGTCCGCGGCCGATGTGATCAAGATAGCGATGATCGGCTGTTGGAAAGAGTTCCGGGATACGGATATCAAGATGATATTGCAGGTACACGATGAGCTTGTGTTCGAGATGCCGGCAGATAAGGTGGATAAGGCGGCAATAAGGATAAGGGAGATAATGGAGGGGGCGTTGCCATTATCAGTGCCGCTGAAAGTAGATATGGAATACGGTAGTAACTGGCTGGATATGGAAGAAGTCAAGGCATAG
- the rpsP gene encoding 30S ribosomal protein S16, translating into MAVVLRLKRFGTKKRPFYRIIAVDKPAKRDGKALDELGFYDPKKGKEHVELDKEKAAYWLKNGAKPSETVSSILKRLGV; encoded by the coding sequence ATGGCAGTAGTTCTAAGACTCAAGCGTTTCGGGACGAAAAAACGTCCTTTTTACCGGATAATCGCGGTAGACAAACCGGCGAAGAGGGACGGCAAGGCTCTGGATGAACTGGGTTTCTATGACCCCAAGAAGGGCAAGGAGCATGTCGAACTGGACAAGGAAAAGGCCGCTTATTGGCTGAAGAACGGCGCTAAACCGTCAGAGACCGTAAGCAGCATACTAAAGAGACTCGGTGTTTGA
- a CDS encoding formate--tetrahydrofolate ligase, with amino-acid sequence MGYSYDAKVASTIKLKDIDDIARKAGIASKYLKKYGKYRAKVSAEMLKGPLNNRKPGKLIAVTSITPTYLGEGNTVTTIGLGMALNRSGKKAIPCICQPSLSPVFGLKGSAVGGGYAQVLPAEEITLEMQGDFHAVSAAQNLCASFLDNSLFLKNPLKINKDNIVCRRVTEIGDRSLRNISIGGGGKLHGVSRKSGIDILPACECMAILSLSESLKDLRTRLGRMIVAFSEDGKPVTADDLKVAGAMTVLMKESLSPNIVQTIEHTPCFVHAGTFANVSHGSTSVIGDMMALALADYAVVETGFGADMGLEKFIDIKCRQSGLKPDVIVVNCSIRGLKIHSGDYVSKTGNISADLKKENLSAVDRGCSNLEKQVENLKLFGVPIVVCLNKFESDTVKETDVVVRRAEALEVEGIAVSDVYRSGSKGGAELAKAVTEASKIPSKFRYLYPVDMHLKSKIERVAKSIYGASEVKYSDLATEKIGQLEATKLDQMTISMVKTPYSLSNNAAKKGRPRGFKLTVEDVDIASGAGYVLVACDNGENSMPALPKNPRGMKVDVDLKTGETKGLF; translated from the coding sequence ATGGGGTACAGTTATGACGCAAAGGTCGCCTCGACGATTAAGCTCAAGGATATAGATGATATCGCCAGAAAAGCGGGGATAGCGTCGAAATATCTCAAGAAATACGGGAAATACCGGGCCAAGGTCTCTGCCGAGATGCTCAAAGGGCCTCTAAACAACCGGAAACCCGGGAAACTCATCGCGGTAACTTCGATAACACCTACATATCTTGGAGAAGGTAATACCGTGACAACGATAGGTCTTGGTATGGCCCTCAATAGGTCCGGGAAGAAGGCGATACCATGTATATGCCAGCCTTCACTCTCACCTGTGTTCGGGCTTAAAGGAAGCGCGGTGGGCGGCGGATACGCGCAGGTGCTTCCCGCTGAGGAGATAACACTTGAGATGCAGGGTGATTTTCACGCTGTTTCAGCGGCGCAGAACCTTTGCGCCTCATTTCTGGACAACAGCCTTTTCCTGAAGAACCCGCTAAAGATAAATAAGGACAATATCGTGTGTCGCAGGGTGACCGAGATAGGGGACAGGTCCCTGCGGAACATTTCCATCGGGGGTGGAGGAAAACTTCATGGCGTGAGCCGTAAGAGCGGGATAGATATCCTGCCTGCGTGTGAATGTATGGCGATACTTTCCTTGTCAGAAAGCCTTAAGGACCTCAGGACGCGCCTGGGGCGCATGATAGTGGCTTTTTCCGAGGATGGGAAACCCGTTACCGCGGATGATCTGAAGGTGGCCGGAGCTATGACGGTACTCATGAAAGAATCCTTGAGCCCGAACATCGTGCAGACCATAGAGCACACCCCGTGTTTCGTCCATGCCGGTACTTTTGCCAACGTTTCGCATGGTTCCACCTCCGTCATAGGCGACATGATGGCTCTGGCGCTTGCTGACTACGCCGTGGTAGAGACGGGTTTTGGTGCCGATATGGGGCTTGAGAAATTCATCGATATCAAGTGCCGCCAGTCCGGATTGAAACCGGACGTGATCGTGGTGAATTGTTCCATAAGGGGTCTTAAGATACACAGCGGGGACTACGTGTCGAAGACCGGCAATATATCCGCGGACCTTAAGAAAGAGAACCTGTCGGCTGTCGATCGCGGGTGCTCTAACCTTGAAAAACAGGTCGAGAACCTCAAGCTTTTCGGGGTGCCAATAGTCGTGTGCCTGAACAAATTCGAGTCCGATACTGTGAAAGAGACCGATGTGGTCGTCCGCAGGGCGGAAGCCCTGGAGGTGGAAGGTATAGCCGTGAGCGATGTATACCGTTCAGGCAGTAAAGGCGGAGCGGAACTGGCCAAAGCCGTGACGGAAGCTTCCAAGATCCCATCCAAGTTCCGGTACCTGTACCCGGTAGATATGCACCTGAAAAGCAAGATAGAAAGGGTGGCCAAGTCCATATACGGGGCCAGTGAGGTCAAGTACTCCGATCTGGCTACCGAGAAGATCGGCCAACTTGAAGCGACCAAACTGGACCAGATGACCATAAGCATGGTCAAGACCCCGTATTCTCTTTCCAATAACGCGGCCAAGAAGGGTAGGCCTCGCGGGTTCAAGTTGACGGTAGAAGATGTGGATATAGCCTCCGGCGCGGGATATGTGCTCGTGGCCTGTGATAACGGCGAGAACTCGATGCCAGCGCTTCCCAAGAACCCGAGAGGCATGAAGGTGGATGTGGATCTCAAGACAGGTGAAACGAAAGGGCTGTTCTGA